The proteins below are encoded in one region of Myxococcales bacterium:
- a CDS encoding ATP-grasp domain-containing protein, whose product MEGYTDKEIQEWKSEFDIITTLRDMGHDVRPVGVSDDLSKIRKEIDQWKPHIAFNLLEEFHGVALYDSHVVSYLELLRQPYTGCNPRGLLLAHDKGLCKQILSYHRILTPKFAVYPLKRAVKPPRRMAYPMVVKSVSEEASRGISQASIVTNDEKLKERVEFVHHHVQSDALVEEYIEGRELYVGIVGNTRLQTFPIWELQFTKSGDRVPLIATAKVKWDYDYQKKLGVETNAAKDLGDGVEARIIKQCIRTYRVLGLTGYARMDLRLAEDGRAYILEANPNPNLSYGEDFAESAEVGGVSYEALMHRIITLGRSYKAAWRADT is encoded by the coding sequence ATGGAAGGCTACACCGACAAGGAAATCCAGGAGTGGAAGTCCGAGTTCGACATCATCACCACGTTGCGCGACATGGGGCACGACGTGCGACCCGTGGGGGTGTCGGACGACCTGAGCAAGATCCGCAAAGAGATCGACCAGTGGAAGCCTCACATCGCCTTCAACCTGCTCGAGGAGTTCCACGGCGTCGCGCTCTACGACTCCCACGTCGTCAGCTATCTGGAGCTCCTGCGGCAGCCGTACACGGGTTGTAACCCGCGCGGCCTCTTGCTCGCGCACGACAAGGGTCTGTGCAAGCAGATCCTGTCCTACCACCGGATTCTGACCCCGAAGTTCGCGGTCTACCCGCTCAAGCGCGCGGTCAAACCCCCGCGGCGCATGGCCTACCCGATGGTGGTCAAGAGTGTCAGCGAAGAGGCGTCCCGGGGCATCTCCCAGGCGTCGATCGTCACCAACGACGAGAAGCTCAAAGAGCGCGTCGAGTTCGTGCACCACCACGTGCAGTCGGATGCCCTGGTCGAGGAGTACATCGAAGGCCGCGAGCTCTACGTCGGGATCGTGGGCAACACCCGGCTCCAGACCTTCCCGATCTGGGAGCTGCAATTCACCAAGAGCGGCGACCGGGTGCCGCTGATCGCGACGGCCAAGGTCAAGTGGGACTACGACTACCAGAAGAAGCTGGGCGTAGAGACGAACGCCGCAAAGGACCTGGGGGACGGGGTCGAAGCCCGCATCATCAAGCAGTGCATTCGCACCTACCGGGTGCTCGGTCTGACCGGCTACGCCCGAATGGATCTGCGTCTGGCCGAGGATGGGCGCGCCTACATTCTGGAGGCCAACCCCAACCCGAACCTCTCTTACGGTGAGGACTTTGCCGAGTCGGCGGAGGTTGGCGGGGTCAGCTACGAGGCGCTGATGCACAGGATCATCACGCTCGGTCGCAGCTACAAGGCGGCGTGGCGGGCGGATACCTGA
- a CDS encoding B12-binding domain-containing radical SAM protein: MALNVALVNPILSRDSEMSLGLLYVAEATARAGHRVRVLDTGFTRSPAHLWPALDKFAPDVVAFTVMSVTYPQTLRLAQEVKRRFGAKVVMGGPHATLYPLDVAGQESVDAAVVGDGDLSFPRLLDHIENGHTTALPGVAHTLAGELRFDPEVPRVADLDSLAFPDRSRYDALDAYIAAMGHSYLFGRRVLTMITSRGCPWDCSYCQPVLDHIHGKKVRIRSTDNVVSELLWLKNRHGINGIWFCDDTFTFDSRWVTELCQKMIDRRLDLGWSCNSRVDTVDPTLLALMARAGCEQLRFGMESGSQILLDRTMNKRTTVSECEAAFAWAKEAGIKTWAYTMVGGLDETRDTVAETRRLLERLEPQHIQITMLAPLPKTYFAEKIHEHKNLRVLPHGFDDLRLFDKCVVDTDLLTHHEVKLLQQELYADHPGFDPARVTPKERRAWALRHYDHVRALLGLRAEHPDIELPPTWRLTAEVVRAALGAIPALDPLRIWARRTLMRQLIKLRYRDDGRPRFERAETPNTDPLHAAARHVPAPSASRACGAA; the protein is encoded by the coding sequence ATGGCGCTCAACGTCGCACTCGTCAATCCGATCCTCTCGCGGGATTCGGAGATGTCCCTCGGCCTCTTGTATGTGGCCGAGGCGACAGCGCGCGCGGGGCACCGGGTGCGGGTGCTCGACACGGGCTTTACCCGCTCTCCGGCTCACCTCTGGCCGGCGCTCGACAAGTTCGCCCCAGATGTCGTGGCCTTCACGGTCATGAGTGTCACCTATCCGCAGACCCTGCGGCTCGCGCAGGAAGTGAAACGACGCTTCGGTGCCAAGGTCGTGATGGGCGGGCCTCACGCCACGCTGTACCCGCTCGACGTCGCTGGCCAGGAATCGGTCGATGCGGCGGTGGTCGGTGACGGCGACCTCTCGTTCCCGCGCCTGCTCGACCACATCGAAAACGGGCACACCACTGCGTTGCCGGGTGTCGCGCATACTCTCGCTGGCGAGCTCCGTTTCGACCCGGAGGTGCCCCGCGTCGCGGACCTCGACAGCCTGGCGTTTCCCGATCGCTCCCGCTACGACGCCCTCGACGCGTACATCGCGGCCATGGGGCACTCGTACCTGTTCGGCCGCCGGGTGCTGACGATGATCACCTCGCGCGGTTGCCCGTGGGACTGCAGCTATTGCCAGCCCGTGCTCGATCACATCCACGGCAAGAAGGTGCGCATCCGCTCGACCGACAACGTGGTCAGCGAGCTTCTATGGCTGAAAAACCGCCACGGCATCAACGGCATCTGGTTCTGCGACGACACGTTCACCTTCGACTCGCGCTGGGTCACCGAGCTGTGTCAGAAGATGATCGACCGCCGCCTCGACCTCGGCTGGTCGTGCAACAGCCGGGTGGACACCGTCGATCCCACCCTGCTCGCGCTCATGGCCCGAGCCGGCTGTGAGCAGCTGCGTTTTGGCATGGAGTCGGGCTCGCAGATCCTGCTCGACCGCACCATGAACAAACGCACGACGGTGTCGGAGTGTGAAGCGGCGTTTGCTTGGGCCAAAGAAGCCGGCATCAAGACCTGGGCCTACACCATGGTGGGCGGCCTCGACGAGACGCGCGACACGGTGGCCGAGACTCGCCGTTTGCTCGAGAGGCTCGAGCCCCAGCACATTCAGATCACGATGCTGGCGCCGCTGCCAAAGACGTATTTCGCCGAGAAGATCCACGAGCACAAGAACCTGCGGGTCTTGCCCCACGGCTTCGACGACCTGCGGCTGTTCGACAAGTGTGTCGTGGACACCGACCTCTTGACCCACCACGAGGTGAAGCTCTTACAACAGGAGCTGTACGCCGATCACCCCGGCTTCGATCCAGCGCGAGTCACCCCGAAGGAACGCCGCGCGTGGGCGCTCCGCCACTACGACCACGTGCGCGCGCTGCTCGGTCTGAGGGCAGAGCACCCGGACATCGAGCTGCCGCCCACCTGGCGCCTGACCGCCGAAGTCGTGCGCGCGGCCCTCGGGGCCATTCCGGCCCTGGACCCGCTCAGGATCTGGGCGCGCCGCACGCTGATGCGCCAGCTGATCAAGCTGCGATATCGCGACGACGGCAGGCCGCGGTTCGAGCGCGCCGAGACACCCAACACCGACCCACTGCACGCCGCAGCCCGCCACGTCCCGGCGCCCAGCGCCTCGCGTGCATGCGGCGCCGCCTGA
- a CDS encoding MFS transporter — MTRRPSPWRSWTGWVRLASLSARSWPNAMELMQPNSTTGASAASELKGRSAAMPFIMIAVLIDMMAIGIIIPVLPILVGAFTHSQAEQAFWYGAVAFAFGIANFFASPVLGTLSDAFGRRPVMLIGFLGLAITFFATALATELWMLIAARLVGGAMQANVSVANAYVADITPPEDRARRFGLLGAMFGVGFILGPVVGGLLGSINLQLPFFVAGGLALCNLLYGFLVVPESLASDKRRAFAWKNVTPIASLRGLARIQGAGGLIAVIACSGLAQFVLYGTWVLYSSFKFGWGPRENGWALAAAGLVSVITQGFLLGRLLKVFTPERLAVLGLVSSTLAYLAYGAATKSWMMFVIILMNLLGTTVTATIQSIISSATDARSQGQSMGAVSSLNSLMAVFAPALGAPLLAMVSHFPKGDWRIGTPFYFCAVLQGAALGLAVRHFRRQPQVSARHAAL; from the coding sequence TTGACCCGCCGGCCCAGTCCTTGGCGGAGCTGGACCGGCTGGGTTAGGCTCGCGTCCTTGTCAGCGCGTTCTTGGCCGAACGCGATGGAGCTCATGCAACCCAACTCGACGACCGGAGCGAGCGCCGCGTCGGAGCTGAAGGGTCGCAGCGCGGCGATGCCGTTCATCATGATCGCGGTGCTGATCGACATGATGGCGATCGGGATCATCATCCCGGTGCTGCCGATCTTGGTCGGCGCCTTCACCCACTCCCAGGCCGAACAAGCCTTCTGGTACGGCGCCGTCGCCTTTGCGTTCGGGATCGCCAACTTCTTCGCCTCGCCGGTCCTCGGCACGCTGTCGGACGCTTTCGGTCGCCGCCCGGTGATGCTGATCGGGTTCCTGGGCCTCGCGATCACCTTTTTTGCCACGGCTCTGGCGACCGAGCTCTGGATGTTGATCGCCGCGCGACTGGTGGGCGGCGCGATGCAGGCGAATGTCTCGGTGGCGAACGCCTACGTGGCGGACATCACGCCGCCCGAGGACCGCGCCCGCCGCTTCGGCCTGCTCGGCGCGATGTTCGGCGTGGGTTTCATCCTGGGTCCCGTGGTGGGCGGCCTGCTCGGCTCGATCAACCTGCAGCTGCCGTTCTTCGTGGCCGGCGGCCTGGCCCTCTGCAACCTGCTCTACGGATTTCTCGTGGTGCCCGAGTCGCTCGCGAGCGACAAACGGCGGGCGTTCGCCTGGAAGAACGTGACGCCGATCGCCTCGCTGCGGGGCCTCGCGCGAATCCAGGGGGCGGGCGGACTGATCGCGGTGATCGCCTGCTCGGGCCTCGCGCAGTTCGTGCTCTACGGGACCTGGGTGCTCTACTCGAGCTTCAAGTTTGGCTGGGGCCCGCGCGAGAACGGCTGGGCGCTGGCCGCGGCTGGACTGGTGTCGGTGATCACACAGGGGTTTCTTCTGGGGCGCCTGCTGAAGGTGTTCACTCCCGAGCGCCTGGCTGTGCTCGGGCTGGTATCGTCCACCCTCGCCTATCTTGCGTATGGGGCGGCCACCAAGAGCTGGATGATGTTCGTCATCATCCTCATGAACCTGCTCGGCACCACCGTCACTGCGACGATCCAGAGCATCATCTCGAGCGCGACGGACGCGCGCAGTCAAGGTCAGTCCATGGGCGCCGTCAGCTCACTCAACAGCCTGATGGCCGTGTTCGCCCCCGCTCTCGGCGCGCCGCTCTTGGCGATGGTCTCGCACTTCCCCAAGGGGGACTGGCGCATCGGCACACCGTTCTATTTCTGCGCGGTGCTCCAGGGTGCCGCGCTCGGACTAGCCGTCCGGCATTTCCGTCGGCAGCCTCAGGTATCCGCCCGCCACGCCGCCTTGTAG